The sequence below is a genomic window from Rudanella lutea DSM 19387.
CTGCCGACGAACAGGAGAGCCTGGCAAACAAGTACGAAAAAGAGTTTCTGGCTCTTTTAGAAGACGGCATTCGCTTACTCGAAGATGACTACCTCGGTGGGTCTGGCTCACGCGGTTACGGACAGATAACGTTTGATTTTAACGGCTGGCAGATAGTTAAGGATGGAAAAGGCGTTGTGCATAAGCAAGCGTCTGATTACCTTGAGAAAAGCAACAAACCTGTACTGGCATGATACTCGAGCTGGACGATCAAATTATACAGACCACCGGGCTGACCTCCGAACAACTTCGGCTCGAACTGGCGGTGCAGTTATATGCCAACGGCAAACTGACCAAAGCGCAGGCCCGCCGATTGACCGACCTTGACCGAATTGCTTTTTCTGACGAGTTGGCTAAACGGGGTTTGGGGCAGGAGTATACGCTGGAAATGCTTGAGGAAGACGCCAAAATGCTTGGGCTGACATGATCATCGTCAGCGATACCTCGTCTTTGAATGCCTTGTTCAAGATTGATCAGATTAGCCTGTTACCGGCTCTGTACCAGCAAGTACTGATTCCTGAACGAGTGTGGGAGGAGATGCTGCGGGATGAAGCTATGCAACGCTGGCTTCAGCACCGACCGGAGTGGCTTACGGTTCAGGCGATTCATAACCGACAGCGGTATCTGGATCTGCTGGACGATATGGATGAAGGGGAGGCCGAGGCCATCGTGTTGATGCTGGAAACACAAGCCGACCGATTACTACTCGATGATCAGGAGGGTCGGGCAAAAGCCACTGAACTTGGGTTACCTGTAATCGGAACGCTGGGCGTTTTGCTACAGGCTAAACAACAGGGACTGCTCACCAGACTCAGGCCGCATCTGGACGACCTGATCAGTAAAGCTAAATTTCGGATTAGCGAAACGCTCCGCACACGTGTATTAGCCCTGGCCGGGGAACAAACCACAGACAACGATGGGTAAACCAAAGCCAACGAAGCAATCAATTCAGCATATAATCAGGAGACCGAACCAAACGTCAGCGGCTTCCGCTAAGCCCGTTGCTAAACCGGCGCTAATTTATCCTCGCACCGCCCTGATCCGCTTTCGGTTTACAGCCCCGCTCCACCTGAGCAATATTCGCCCCGACGACTACGGTGTCAGCGAGCGTGTGGTGCATTCCGACTCGCTCACGGCGGCCATTTTTCAGGCGTGGGCCATGCTGGGCCGAACAGACCTCATTCCTGGCAATGCCGGTTCATCAGCCGAACCGGGCTTTGTGGTGTCGAGTCTGTTTCCGTTCTATGAGCACCGACAGGTCAAGAATGTGGAACAACAAGGCCCCGTCTATTTCTGGCCGAAGCCGTTTTTCAGAAATACCAAAACAGAACAAGTAGACCTGAAACCGGGCGAAGCCAAGAAGTACAAGAAAGTACAGTATGTTGATACCGACCATTTTCTGGCGTACCTGAATCAGACAGCGCCACCCGAAGGTGGTACTGATAATCTGCACGGAGCCTTTCAAAGTAAGGTTATGCCCAAAGACTATGCCGACTTCCTGACCGCCGACGTACAGACACGCCTGACCAAACCCCGCGACGAATCGGAGCCGACGCCGTACTATATCGAGCGGCTGTATTTTCGGTACGATTCGGGCCTATGGTGCCTCGTTCAGTATGACAGTGTAGATGCAGAGAAGCACGTAAAAGCAGCCCTGACGTACTTGGCCGACGAAGGCATTGGTACCGACCGGAGCGTGGGCAACGGGCAGTTCGAGCCTGCCTTCTGCGAACTACCCGACTCGTTCCAGTTTCCGCAAAGCGGCTCCTACGGCGTAAACCTGTCGCTGTTCTGCCCGGAGGATTATGGCCAGTTGGCGCAACTGATGGGGCACATCGGCGAACAGACCGACCCGGCGGTTCGGTATGAACTGGTGCAGCGCGGGGGCTGGCTTTCCGAGCCACACAACACCCTGCGGAAACGGTCGGTGCAGATGTTTCGGCCCGGTTCGCTGTTTCGGTTGCCATCGTCGGCTACCTACACGCGGGCGGGGCGGCTGGTTGATATTCGACCGGTGGCGGAAGACGACAAACCGGCTCCTCACCTGCCCGCACACCCCGTCTGGCGCGATGGCCGGGCGATCTGGCTACCCGTTAACCTGAAATAAAAATGGAACGAATTAAACCGGCCTTTACCACTTATCAGTTCAATGTAGATGTGGTCACGCCCGTGCATGTGGGCATGGCCCAGGAGAAGCATTATATGCCTGGCCTCGACTTTGTGCAGAAAGGCTCATCACTCACGTTTTTGAATGCCGATGGCTTGTTCAAAGCACTCTTGCCCGAACAACTCGACAAGGTAACAGCCGACATGGCCGCTGGTGAATTTGACAGGCTGAACACGTACCTGGGAAATTTACCCGTCATCAACGACCCCGACGTGCGACTGCGCGAGGAGACCGTTGATACCCTGAACCGAACCATTCGGGAAATTCGCCGGGCTTATGTGTCGGGGTTGGGGCAACCTACATTGCCGGGTACGTCGCTCAAAGGGGCTATCCGGTCGGTGTTGGTGTGGCATCTGACTCGTCATCAAATGCCTCAGGCCGACAACTGGGGCAAGCTGGATGAGACCTTGTTTGGGCCAATAACGGCTAACTTTATGCGGTATCTGCAACTGAGCGATGTTTGTTTTGAGCAGGATGCCCTGCGGGTCTTTCCCGTGAAAGTGTTTTCCGGCGATGGCAACCCAAACGTACCCGGCAATACCAAAGGACAGTGGAAGCATGGGCGAGACGATAAAGCACGGCTGAACCATCACCCGGAATTCATGCCCGAAAGCGTACAAACACGGGCAAACGAAGGCTTTCTAAACTTTTTCGAATCGTTACGGCCGGGACAGAGAAGCGAATTGCGAATCGGTCTAGCGACCTCTTTGCTGAACGAATGGTTTGCTAAACGTATGCAGGAAGACCCATTTTACCGTAAGCCATTTGAGCAGCTAACGGGTAGCGAACTAATCCGGTTGATTCGCGACCATACGGCTCAATACCTGACTAAAGAACGCCAGTACTACGAGCTATTCGACAACGACGACCTGAACGTGAATGCCCGGCGGAGTATGCAGGAACGACTACAGGAACTCGAACGGTCTAACGCTGCTACCAACAGTTGCCTGTTGCGGGTGGGGGCCAATGTAGGGTTTCACAGTATCACTGGCGATTGGCAGGATATTAGCCGAGGACATTATCAGTCTTGGGTAAGAGACAACTATGTCACGGTTCAAAAT
It includes:
- a CDS encoding RAMP superfamily CRISPR-associated protein, giving the protein MERIKPAFTTYQFNVDVVTPVHVGMAQEKHYMPGLDFVQKGSSLTFLNADGLFKALLPEQLDKVTADMAAGEFDRLNTYLGNLPVINDPDVRLREETVDTLNRTIREIRRAYVSGLGQPTLPGTSLKGAIRSVLVWHLTRHQMPQADNWGKLDETLFGPITANFMRYLQLSDVCFEQDALRVFPVKVFSGDGNPNVPGNTKGQWKHGRDDKARLNHHPEFMPESVQTRANEGFLNFFESLRPGQRSELRIGLATSLLNEWFAKRMQEDPFYRKPFEQLTGSELIRLIRDHTAQYLTKERQYYELFDNDDLNVNARRSMQERLQELERSNAATNSCLLRVGANVGFHSITGDWQDISRGHYQSWVRDNYVTVQNRRPNHYKERQRTTDHIFAKTRKFDVVTDPERDFLLPGFLKLTLVGDNRSEETRARTGRRMVSFGQAFSTDQQQKEQSRHKRLEAESRKYEPVYLNKVPRKGDKIDAVVVRTGTPTVQIELYITEQNKSIVSLRYPNLPVGQVITVLVKDATPKGVVNSVELSAFKNKP
- the csm4 gene encoding type III-A CRISPR-associated RAMP protein Csm4, translating into MGKPKPTKQSIQHIIRRPNQTSAASAKPVAKPALIYPRTALIRFRFTAPLHLSNIRPDDYGVSERVVHSDSLTAAIFQAWAMLGRTDLIPGNAGSSAEPGFVVSSLFPFYEHRQVKNVEQQGPVYFWPKPFFRNTKTEQVDLKPGEAKKYKKVQYVDTDHFLAYLNQTAPPEGGTDNLHGAFQSKVMPKDYADFLTADVQTRLTKPRDESEPTPYYIERLYFRYDSGLWCLVQYDSVDAEKHVKAALTYLADEGIGTDRSVGNGQFEPAFCELPDSFQFPQSGSYGVNLSLFCPEDYGQLAQLMGHIGEQTDPAVRYELVQRGGWLSEPHNTLRKRSVQMFRPGSLFRLPSSATYTRAGRLVDIRPVAEDDKPAPHLPAHPVWRDGRAIWLPVNLK
- a CDS encoding DUF3368 domain-containing protein, which gives rise to MIIVSDTSSLNALFKIDQISLLPALYQQVLIPERVWEEMLRDEAMQRWLQHRPEWLTVQAIHNRQRYLDLLDDMDEGEAEAIVLMLETQADRLLLDDQEGRAKATELGLPVIGTLGVLLQAKQQGLLTRLRPHLDDLISKAKFRISETLRTRVLALAGEQTTDNDG
- a CDS encoding UPF0175 family protein; its protein translation is MILELDDQIIQTTGLTSEQLRLELAVQLYANGKLTKAQARRLTDLDRIAFSDELAKRGLGQEYTLEMLEEDAKMLGLT